In Candidatus Poribacteria bacterium, the following proteins share a genomic window:
- a CDS encoding type II toxin-antitoxin system VapC family toxin, producing the protein MQKRIYIETTIPSAYYTLRMDAGSLARQRLTRQWWEEYANQFILTSSIAVATELRRARSKVTQERLKLLEGVELFASTNEIQRIAQVYIDKLIMPQDPLGDALHLAIASFHKIDALLTWNLAHIANPNKFDFITQINRELGLPMPLLTTPLNYLEGTI; encoded by the coding sequence ATGCAGAAACGTATCTACATTGAGACGACAATTCCGAGTGCCTACTACACGTTGCGAATGGACGCAGGCTCGCTCGCTCGACAACGGTTAACTCGGCAGTGGTGGGAGGAATATGCAAATCAATTTATTCTGACTTCCAGTATTGCTGTCGCTACCGAACTTAGGCGAGCGAGAAGCAAAGTAACGCAAGAGCGGCTTAAGTTACTTGAAGGTGTTGAACTGTTCGCTAGTACCAACGAGATTCAGCGAATTGCACAAGTCTATATTGATAAGTTAATAATGCCTCAAGATCCGCTTGGAGACGCGCTTCACCTTGCAATTGCCTCGTTTCATAAAATTGACGCATTACTCACATGGAATTTAGCACATATTGCTAACCCGAACAAATTTGATTTCATTACGCAGATTAATCGTGAATTGGGATTACCGATGCCCTTATTAACAACGCCTCTGAATTATTTAGAAGGGACAATCTAA
- a CDS encoding ankyrin repeat domain-containing protein: MDHGADIEAKDKYGNAPLHAAARNNAFDTAEILLDHGADINAKDEYGNTPLQIAENKNAQETAKILVNYKDWEGETQLHYAARHNNYKEAKMLIKYGANVNAKDDVGDTPLHIAALYNTCEVAEVLLKNGTEVNTKDNGGDTPLHIAAQQNNYKTAEMLIKYGANVNAKNDVGDTPLHVAAFLNAYKTAEVLSNNGANVNIKNLAGNTPQFFKKNDGDPH; this comes from the coding sequence TTGGACCATGGAGCCGATATAGAAGCAAAAGATAAATATGGAAATGCCCCTTTACACGCCGCGGCACGCAACAATGCCTTTGATACGGCAGAAATATTACTGGACCATGGTGCCGATATAAACGCAAAAGATGAATATGGTAATACGCCATTACAAATAGCGGAAAATAAAAACGCTCAAGAGACAGCAAAAATATTGGTAAACTATAAGGACTGGGAAGGAGAAACACAACTACACTACGCAGCACGGCACAATAATTATAAAGAAGCGAAAATGTTAATCAAGTACGGCGCGAATGTCAACGCAAAAGATGATGTAGGTGATACACCGCTACATATTGCAGCACTGTACAATACGTGCGAAGTTGCGGAGGTATTGCTCAAAAATGGGACAGAGGTCAACACCAAGGATAATGGGGGCGATACACCGCTACATATTGCAGCACAGCAGAATAACTATAAAACTGCAGAAATGTTAATCAAATACGGCGCGAATGTCAACGCAAAAAATGATGTAGGTGATACACCGCTACACGTTGCAGCGTTTTTAAATGCATATAAGACAGCGGAAGTATTGTCTAACAATGGCGCAAATGTGAATATAAAGAACCTTGCTGGCAACACGCCGCAATTTTTTAAAAAGAATGATGGCGACCCTCATTGA